ACATATTATTGTTCTGTTGAAAAGCATTCGTTTTCTGCGCATCCTCGCGCACAAAGATTTTTCCATTGAAAACCGCAACGGACTTGTCCTGTGTAATATTTTTATACCATTCATAAGACTCACAATGTGGTTTCAGGTGGTCTACGATAGTATGGTTATCGACCAATTGATCAGCAGCCGTTAAGTTGATTCCATATAAATGGCTCTCCACATGCTCGGCATCCAAACGGACATTGATATTGTTACGGATAAACGAAGCGCCTGGAAAATTACAGTTGTAATTATTGTAAAGGCTGTATTTTTCTTGGTATACCTCTGTATGATTAAAGTAACGGCTTACAGATTCCGCGAGCTGCAAATAATAATGTTGCACTTTAGCATTCTCTTTGACGATAATCTCAGAGACCTTATTGTGTACATTATTTGCGGTGCCCTCTGCAGTAATAAAGCTTTCGATCAATTCAAGCTCTGCATTTGGCTCGACAACGATCAAATTACGTGTTTGTGCAAAGAAATCCTCTTTCCCTGTAGCGACATGAATAATCTGTATTGGTTTATCAAGTACAACTCCCTTTTTCAAATGGATAAAAACACCATTGGTAAAAGCAGCCGTATTCAATGCGACCATAATATTGTCTGACTTATCTGCATATTTAGCAAAATGGGACTCAAATGCAGGCTCTGAAGCGGCTTCATCCATTGGAATAACCGACAGTCCCTTTACATCTTCTAATTCACTTACCGCTAATACATATTGACCATTCACCAAAATAATGCGGTAGGCATCTAGCTGCGGAATCTCACCTGCACTAAAGTTTAAGCCTTCGATATCCACATCGACATCAAGCGCATAAGGCTTATTGATAATACTGTGGATGTTTGTATATTTCCATTCTTCATTCTTAACGGTGGGAAAGCCTGCTGCTTCGAAACGCTCGAATGCAAGTTGGCGGGCCTCCACGAAAAACGAAGGTTCGTCTGAAACGCCTTGCTCTTTGAAAGCTCCCAACACTTGTTGAAGTAATGATTCTGAAACTAATGTACTCATGTTATTTTTTAATCAAATCGCCAAAATTCTCTTCTAATCCTATTTACTCAGGTAAAAGATTAGGCGTTTTGTGTATCATATTCTTTTAACCAATCGTATCCTTTTTCTTCGAGCTCCAAAGCTAATTCTTTAGGTCCCGATTTCACGATACGGCCATTGTACAATACGTGAACAAAATCTGGAACGATATAATCCAACAAACGTTGGTAGTGTGTAATAACAATAAAAGCATTGTCTTTAGAGCGCAATTGATTCACACCATTTGCAACGATACGAAGTGCATCGATATCCAAACCAGAATCTGTCTCATCCAAAATAGATAATTTCGGATTCAACATCGCTAATTGAAAAATTTCGTTACGCTTTTTCTCACCACCGGAGAATCCTTCATTTAAAGAGCGGTTAGCCAAATTAGCTGAAAACTCAACCAATTTTTGCTTGTCTTTTACCATTTGTAAAAATTCCTTCGCTTCCATTGGAGGAAGGCCTTTATACTCACGAATATCATTTACAGCTGTTTTCAAGAAATTGATATTCGATACGCCCGGAATTTCCACAGGATATTGAAAAGCCAAAAACAGCCCTTCACGTGCGCGGTCCTCAGGAGAAAGATCCAATAAATCTACACCATCCAATAGTGCAGAACCTTCACTTACTTCATAGGATTCACGACCTGCCAATACGTTACCTAATGTACTTTTACCAGCACCGTTTGGTCCCATAATTGCATGAACTTCGCCAGCTTTTACTTCTAGGTTTAACCCTTTTAATATTTGTTTGTCTTCTACAGACGCATGTAAATTTTTAATGCTTAACATTTTATTCGTATTGAGTATGGTGCAATGTAGCGTCTTAAACTACATTCCCAATGATTTTTTTTATCTATCCTACTGAACCTTCTAATGAAATTGCCAATAATTTTTGAGCCTCTACAGCAAACTCCATCGGCAATTGATTTAATACTTCCTTTGCATATCCGTTGACAATTAAACCAACAGCTTTCTCAGAGTCTATACCCCGTTGATTCAAATAGAATACCTGATCTTCACCGATTTTGGAAGTAGTCGCCTCATGCTCTAATTTGGCCGTCTTATTTCTATTTTCGATATAAGGGAATGTATGCGCTCCACATTTATCACCGATCAATAAGGAATCACATTGTGTAAAGTTACGTGAGTTGTCGGCATTTGGACCGATTTTCACTAAACCTCTATAACTGTTGTGGCTCTTACCGGCAGAGATACCTTTAGAAATAATTTTAGATTTTGTGTTTTTACCCAAATGAACCATCTTCGTTCCTGTATCAGCTACCTGATGATTACGCGTCATGGCTACAGAGTAAAACTCGCCAATCGAGTTATCACCCTTTAAAATCACACCCGGGTATTTCCATGTAATTGCAGAACCAGTTTCTACCTGTGTCCAGGAGATTTTACTGTTATCACCCTTACAGATTCCACGCTTGGTTACAAAGTTATAAATACCACCTTTTCCTTCTTTATCACCAGGGTACCAGTTTTGAACGGTAGAATATTTAATATCAGCATCGCGTTCGGCAATCAATTCAACCACTGCAGCATGCAGCTGGTTTTCATCACGCATAGGTGCAGTACATCCTTCCAAATAAGAAACATAAGCCCCCTCATCTGCAATGATCAACGTGCGTTCGAATTGCCCGGTATTCTGTGCATTGATACGGAAATAGGTAGACAATTCCATTGGACACCTTACTCCTTTTGGGACGTACACGAATGATCCATCGGAAAACACAGCCGAATTCAAGGCTGCATAAATGTTATCTGTTTGCGGAACAACCGTACCTAGATATTTCTTTACCAGGTCGGGATGCTCTTGCACAGCCTCACCAAATGAACAGAAAATAACCCCCTGTTCTTTTAATTTCTCACGAAACGTTGTTTTGACGGATACAGAATCAAAGACAGCATCTACTGCCACCACTCCAGCCAAGATTTTCTGCTCATCCAAAGGAATCCCCAACTTTTCGAAAGTGGAAATCAACTCAGGGTCAACCTCATCCATCGAATTAAGCTGTGGTTTTGCTTTCGGGGCCGCATAGTAGGAAATCTCTTGAAAATCAATTTCCGGAGCTTTGAAATTTTGCCAAGTAGGCATTCTTAACGTCAAGAAATGACGGAAAGCTTTTAATCTCCATTCCAATAGCCATTCAGGTTCATTCTTTTTTGCCGAAATAAAACGAACCGTATCCTCAGTAAGGCCTTTGGCTGCAATTTCCATTTCGATATCTGTCGTGAACCCGTATTTATATTCTTCGAGCTCCAGCTCTTTTAACAAATCGTCGTCTTTAGTACTCATATTGCGCTCTCACGGTTTAACTAATTTGGGAGGGCTTCACCTCCGCACCTATCGAACTGCAAAGTTACAATTTCAAAGCCAATAAAACAGCATTTAATAGCACCTTACGAAGGTATTTTTAATAAAAAAATGACATTTATCACTCCATTTCATTAAAATGAGCACATTTCAATCGATTATGACAGTCAAATGATTTTACATCAATTAAAACTATAACAAAATAACAACAATATAACTAAAATCTATTAATCATCAATAATTTTGTATATTTTTAAATTTCCAAATATAATTTTGTATATTTACAAATACTATTGATTATTAAGACTTAAGATATGCCCTTTGCACCGGATAAAACAGATTTAAAAATTCTTAAACTATTACAAGAGAATGGTCGTATAACTAATTTGCAACTCGCATCTAGCATCGGACTATCTCCCGCACCAACCTTAGAGCGTGTGCGAAAACTGGAAAACTCAGGCTTCATCAAAAGTTACCATGCTTTTGTGGACGAGGAGAAACTGGGGCTTGGAATCAAATCGTTCATCCAGATTTCGCTCGATTTTCATACACATAACGCTATACCTGAATTTGTCGCCGCTGTCAAAATGATACCAGAGGTAACCGAATGCCACCACGTCACCGGCAATTGTGATTTCATCCTCAAGGTTTACGTGAAAGATATCAAAGCTTATGAAGGCGTCATCATGGAAAAAATCTCTAAAATACCTTTTGTAAAGACATTCCAAACCATGATGATTATGTCGACCAGTAAAAAAGAACCCATTATTCCTTTAGAATATTAAGCGACGGAATAAGCCCAATCAACAATATCATTACCGGAATCTTGCTCTTGGACGCATTTGCACCATGCGCCGATCACCGGCAATGATGTTTATCCAATTTGATGCGGGACCGCCCAGCACTTGGTAACGCTTAACCCAAGGTAAATCCTAAACCAAACGCCAGTCAATCGGGGTTTTACCATGTGCCGTCAAATACTGGTTTGCGCGTGAAAAATGCTTACTACCAAAAAAACCACGATAAACGGACAACGGAGAGGGATGTACCGCCGTGAGAATAAGATGCTTTTTGGCATCAATAAGCACACTTTTCTTCTGGGCATAGCTTCCCCACAACAGAAATACCACATGTTCACAACGCTCGGAAATAGCATGAATAATACTGTCCGTAAAAATCTCCCAGCCTTTCTTTTGATGAGAACCGGCCAAATGTGCCTGTACTGTCAAGGTTGCATTTAACAATAACACCCCCTGCTTAGCCCAAGACGTCAAATCGCCAGCATGCGGCTCAACAAAGCCAGAGATATCGTCCTGCAATTCCTTAAAAATATTTTTTAAAGACGGGGGCAAGGCAATCCCTGCCGGAACTGAAAAAGACAGTCCATGTGCCTGCCCATCATTATGGTAAGGATCCTGCCCTAAAATAACGACTTTCACCTGATCCAATGGCGTCAGCTTAAAAGCATTCATCACCAGACTTGCTGGCGGAAACACTTTCGTTTTCTGCCGCTCTGCTTGCACAAAAGAAGACAGCTGTTTCATGTAGGGCTGGGCGAATAAAGGCTTCAGCACAGGGGCCCAAGAATCATCGTATTGCTTTTCCATAATTCAAACATAGACAAAGTTGCATATAAAGGCAAATTTATCCGGCGCCCCCCTCCTATTCCGCGATATTCCAAAGCAAGATGATTAGAAAACATTGCTTAATCTAAAAGCTGCGTTTTTCTGGAAAAACACATTTTTACAAAATAACAACCTGAACCTTTGCTTAAACGGTGAAATTAACGGATATTTGCAGAATTAAATTGAATACAAATATTTAAACAACGATTTATGTCAAATCTCGTTAGAATCATTATTTGCAGTGCATTGCTTATCGGAACAGTTGCCTTATTCTGGACCGGAAATTGGGGGTGGGGAATTTTAGGGATCTTGATCACGATCTTAGGCTTCGTTACTGTATTTTTCCATGAATATATGCTGATTGCGCAATGGCATATGCGTAAACAAAATATGGCCGCAGCTGAAAAATGGCTGGGTAAAATCACCAACTACGAAAAGCAATTGATCCCACAACAGCATGGTTACTACAACATGCTGATCGGACTGATCGAATCACAACGTGCACCTATGCAATCTGAAAAATATTTTAAGAAAGCATTGTCTTTGGGTCTCCATATGGACCATAACATCGCCTTAGCAAAATTAAGCTTGGCTGGTGTCGCCATGGCGAAGCGCAATAAACGCGAAGCCGAAAAACTTCTTCAAGAAGCTAAAAAAGCAGATAAAAATAAGTTATTAGCTGATCAGATCAAAATGATGAAAGACCAGATGGGCATGATGGACAAACAACAGATCAGATACAATCGATAATATAATCAAAAAAGCTTCGAAGTTATAACTTCGAAGCTTTTTTTTGTCAAGAGCCAAAATCAATTATTTCTTTAATGAAATAGGAACCTCCAAAAACTCCCCCTCTTCCGTACTGCTCTCAAAGACCAGTTTGATCATAACTGGTTTATCCGTTTTCTTCCAATCCTTTATAACGACCTGAATATCCACAGGCTTATCTTCTTCCAGCAAATAGTGTAGATAATTCTGCTTATCTTCAAATTTAACCAATACATTACCCATCTGAATCGTTGAAAAGAAATGGGATTGTTTCTTCTGATCCAACACTTGCGTGGAAAAGGTGTTCATTTTATATTCCCGAGGATTCTTACTATACGATATAGCAAACAAATTGATCACCAATTCATGCTTAGGCTCATCTACGTGAAATTCCTTTATATCGAATTGAATATCGTCAACAACCAGCAATGAATCTGCTGACTGCGCCTTTACAAACCCGCCTCCAAGGAAGAGCATCAAGACAACAACATATCGAAAAAAAACGTTCATATCATATTATATTTAAAAAAGCCACGATCTTCGTGGCTTTAACTATTATGGTGTTATTATTTTAAAATTATGCACGCAACCGATCGGCAGACCGGATCAGCTTTTCATCTTTACGCACGCCTCCCATGGCTAACGCACAGAAAATAATCGCGATAGGCAACAAGAAGAATCCTACACCGATATTCCCAGCACCCAAAAATTGACCGACCGTAGCTAAATGAGTACTTGCAGAAGAGTAGAGCCATACTGCAAATAAGATAATTGCGACAACCTCTACCCAAATAAGCAAAAGTTGAACTTTACGCTGTTTAAATTTAAATATCGTGAACAGGGGAAGCCCGCCTAATAATACGGTGGCCACAGTCTGGAGAATATAACCAAATCCCCCCTCGTGTACCGGCTGACCCGCAGCAACACTATACACACCGGTCACCTTCACATTCTTTCCTAAACCAACTAAATCGCTATAATTAACATAGGGAAATAGAAACAAGCCAAAAATGACTAATCCTGCTATCAGCAAATAAACAGTTTGGATACGTTGAATCATAGTTTAATTTTTGTATACCAACAAACTTAGATAAATTGATTTTTATATGCAATATTATTGCGTCCGAAAAACAATCAACCTTAACGCTCTTTAAACAGCAAAACAATCAAACCCTATATTTTGTTGCATTTTTTTACACGATACCAAAGGGCTTCATTTTAGAAAGTTTTATCTTTGCGAAAAAAAAATACCATGTTATATATATACGGTGCAACTGCCCACGCAAAAACTGCAGTAGATGTAGCAGAAGATTTAGCAATTGAAATTGGTGGCCTTATCGACAAATCGCTACTCATTGAAGATGTATTCGATTATGAGGTTCAACTTCATCATCAAGTAAAAAGCACGGATGAAGATTTCTTTATTGCAGTCAAGAACCCAGGCCTTCGCCAACGGATTGTATCGGAAAATGCAGACTGGAATTACCAGACCCTCATCCATCCCAAAGCCTACGTATCAAAACGAGCAGAGATTGGTGAAGGAACCATTATCCTTCCCGGCGCATCCATCGCTCCCGATGTACAGATAGGCAACCATTGCGTTATCGCCGGTTCTGCCGTTATCGAAAGCAATACCATCATCGAAGATTTCGTTAATATCGGACCAAATGTCTCGATCGGAGCAAACGTGCTCGTAGGCCGAGGTTCAGAAATTAAAGCAAATACACGGATCGAAGATGAAGAAACGATCCCAAAAGAGAGTATTATTGATTAATTAAATCCCTGCAGAATGAAATTGCAAGTCGTATAGTTTTTTATAATACCCATCAAAAGATAGCAATTCCTGATGCGTTCCGATTTCCTTGATTTCGCCTTTATCCAGCACAATAATCTTATCT
The Sphingobacterium multivorum genome window above contains:
- the sufD gene encoding Fe-S cluster assembly protein SufD — protein: MSTLVSESLLQQVLGAFKEQGVSDEPSFFVEARQLAFERFEAAGFPTVKNEEWKYTNIHSIINKPYALDVDVDIEGLNFSAGEIPQLDAYRIILVNGQYVLAVSELEDVKGLSVIPMDEAASEPAFESHFAKYADKSDNIMVALNTAAFTNGVFIHLKKGVVLDKPIQIIHVATGKEDFFAQTRNLIVVEPNAELELIESFITAEGTANNVHNKVSEIIVKENAKVQHYYLQLAESVSRYFNHTEVYQEKYSLYNNYNCNFPGASFIRNNINVRLDAEHVESHLYGINLTAADQLVDNHTIVDHLKPHCESYEWYKNITQDKSVAVFNGKIFVREDAQKTNAFQQNNNMLMSDNSAVYTKPQLEIFADDVKCSHGCTIGQFDNEALFYLRARGIGEESARILLVHAFAFDVTTRFSNEVVRKYVEELVEESLRTN
- the sufC gene encoding Fe-S cluster assembly ATPase SufC, giving the protein MLSIKNLHASVEDKQILKGLNLEVKAGEVHAIMGPNGAGKSTLGNVLAGRESYEVSEGSALLDGVDLLDLSPEDRAREGLFLAFQYPVEIPGVSNINFLKTAVNDIREYKGLPPMEAKEFLQMVKDKQKLVEFSANLANRSLNEGFSGGEKKRNEIFQLAMLNPKLSILDETDSGLDIDALRIVANGVNQLRSKDNAFIVITHYQRLLDYIVPDFVHVLYNGRIVKSGPKELALELEEKGYDWLKEYDTQNA
- the sufB gene encoding Fe-S cluster assembly protein SufB; this encodes MSTKDDDLLKELELEEYKYGFTTDIEMEIAAKGLTEDTVRFISAKKNEPEWLLEWRLKAFRHFLTLRMPTWQNFKAPEIDFQEISYYAAPKAKPQLNSMDEVDPELISTFEKLGIPLDEQKILAGVVAVDAVFDSVSVKTTFREKLKEQGVIFCSFGEAVQEHPDLVKKYLGTVVPQTDNIYAALNSAVFSDGSFVYVPKGVRCPMELSTYFRINAQNTGQFERTLIIADEGAYVSYLEGCTAPMRDENQLHAAVVELIAERDADIKYSTVQNWYPGDKEGKGGIYNFVTKRGICKGDNSKISWTQVETGSAITWKYPGVILKGDNSIGEFYSVAMTRNHQVADTGTKMVHLGKNTKSKIISKGISAGKSHNSYRGLVKIGPNADNSRNFTQCDSLLIGDKCGAHTFPYIENRNKTAKLEHEATTSKIGEDQVFYLNQRGIDSEKAVGLIVNGYAKEVLNQLPMEFAVEAQKLLAISLEGSVG
- a CDS encoding Lrp/AsnC family transcriptional regulator, giving the protein MPFAPDKTDLKILKLLQENGRITNLQLASSIGLSPAPTLERVRKLENSGFIKSYHAFVDEEKLGLGIKSFIQISLDFHTHNAIPEFVAAVKMIPEVTECHHVTGNCDFILKVYVKDIKAYEGVIMEKISKIPFVKTFQTMMIMSTSKKEPIIPLEY
- the ung gene encoding uracil-DNA glycosylase, translated to MEKQYDDSWAPVLKPLFAQPYMKQLSSFVQAERQKTKVFPPASLVMNAFKLTPLDQVKVVILGQDPYHNDGQAHGLSFSVPAGIALPPSLKNIFKELQDDISGFVEPHAGDLTSWAKQGVLLLNATLTVQAHLAGSHQKKGWEIFTDSIIHAISERCEHVVFLLWGSYAQKKSVLIDAKKHLILTAVHPSPLSVYRGFFGSKHFSRANQYLTAHGKTPIDWRLV
- a CDS encoding DUF2892 domain-containing protein; protein product: MSNLVRIIICSALLIGTVALFWTGNWGWGILGILITILGFVTVFFHEYMLIAQWHMRKQNMAAAEKWLGKITNYEKQLIPQQHGYYNMLIGLIESQRAPMQSEKYFKKALSLGLHMDHNIALAKLSLAGVAMAKRNKREAEKLLQEAKKADKNKLLADQIKMMKDQMGMMDKQQIRYNR
- a CDS encoding DUF4293 domain-containing protein — its product is MIQRIQTVYLLIAGLVIFGLFLFPYVNYSDLVGLGKNVKVTGVYSVAAGQPVHEGGFGYILQTVATVLLGGLPLFTIFKFKQRKVQLLLIWVEVVAIILFAVWLYSSASTHLATVGQFLGAGNIGVGFFLLPIAIIFCALAMGGVRKDEKLIRSADRLRA